The genomic interval TGCCCTTCATTTTGCAGTTTGGCCTCTACATTTCCCCGGTCGGCTTCAGCAGCTCGGTAGTGCCCGAGCAGTGGCGCTGGCTCTACTCCCTCAACCCCATGGTGGGGGTGATCGACGGCTTCCGCTGGGCCATCCTCGGCGACTCGTCCCTCTACCTGCCCGGCTTTAGCCTGTCCGTGGGCCTGGTGCTGTTCCTACTCTGGTATGGCATCCGCTACTTCCGCGCCTACGAACGCACGTTTGCCGATGTGATTTGAGGACGGGGAAAGGTATCAGCTGCAAGGTGCAAGGTGTCGGCCTTCAACCTGAAGCCCTCAACCCGTAACCCAATACCCGCAACCTAAAACCCTATTCATCCCAAACCCATTCAGGGCAGACACATGGGTCTGCCCCTACGCATTCCCCATCCACCCATCCACCCATCCACCCATCCACCCATCCACCCATCCACCCATCCACCCATCCACCCATCCACCCATCCACCCACCCACCCATCCACCCATCCACCCATCCACCCATCCACCCATCCACCCACCCACCCATCCACCCATCCACCCACCCACCCATCCACTCCCCATCCCCCCATGTCCTACCCCGTCATCCAAGTCGAAAACCTGAGCAAACGCTACGTCCTGGGCCGCTCCCAGGGGGAAAAGTACCAGTCGCTGCGGGACACCCTCAGCCGGGGTGGCCGCCACCTGCGGCAGCGGTTGTCGCCGCGCCGTCGCCGTGCCGCTGAGCCCGAGGAAGCCTTTTGGGCCTTGCAGGATGTGTCCTTTGAAATCAACCAGGGCGATCGCGTCGGCATTGTCGGGCGCAACGGCGCTGGCAAATCCACCCTGTTGAAAATCCTCAGCCGGATTACGGAACCCACGGCGGGGCAGATTCGCATGCGGGGCCGGGTGGCCAGTCTGCTGGAGGTGGGTACCGGCTTTCACCCCGAGCTGACCGGGCGGGAGAATATCTTTCTCAACGGGGCCATTCTGGGCATGGGCAAGGCCGAGATTCGCCGCAAGTTTGACGAGATTGTCGCCTTTGCCGAGGTGGAGCGGTTTCTCGATACTCCGGTCAAGCGCTACTCCTCAGGTATGTACGTGCGGCTGGCCTTTGCGGTAGCGGCCCACCTGGAGCCCGAAATTTTGATTGTGGATGAGGTGCTGGCGGTGGGCGATGCCCAGTTCCAGAACAAGTGCCTGGGCAAGATGCAGGATGTGGCCCACAGCGGTCGCACGGTGCTATTTGTCAGCCACAACATGGCGGCGGTGCGGCAGTTGTGCACCTCGGCTCTCTACATGCAGCAGGGCGAACTGCTGCTGGCGGGCAGCGCCGAGCAGGTGGTGAGCCGCTACCTGAATGCCGCTCCGGTGGCGAGCAGCCAGCTGGGGCAAGTGAGCCGCCACGGCATTTCGCTGGTGGATATGGCTTTGCAAGATGCCGAGGGCGTTCGCACCCAGGCTCCGGTGTTCGATCGCGACTACCGGCTGCGGCTGGTGTTTCGCGCCCAGCAGCCGATGGCCGATGCCGCCGTAGTCGTCCGCATCTATGACGCCCTGGGCATCTTGATTTCCAGCATTTGCAGCCCCGAGGAGGGGATTGATCCCTTCCCGATTCAGTCGATGGTGGAGGTCACCTTCAACCTGGATCGCTTGCAGCTGCTGCCCGGTCAGTATCGGGCCAGCGTCTTTATGTTTCGCGCCAACGACCCGGAAACCTACCTGGAAGCTGAGGATGTGTTCAGCTTTGAGGTGCATCCGGCCATTGTGCACCGGGCGATGGCGGCCTACCGCCCCGACCACGGCATTGTTCGCGTTTCCCAGTCCGGTACCCTCGTTACCTATTGAGCCCGCTATGAAAATTGCCTTTATCAGCTACGAATATCCCCCCGATACGGCCTTTGGCGGCATTGCCACCTACGTGCGCCAGGCGGCCACCATGCTCAGCCAGCGGGGCCACCAGGTGGAGGTGTTTGCCGGGGGCCGCGCCACCGACGGCCCCCTGACCACCCACACCACCCTGGAGGGAGGGGTGATGGTGCACCGGCTCCAGGGGGTAGACCGCCACGGGTTTCCAGAGCGGGTGGGGCGGGTGTTTTGCGATCGCCACCGCGTCCTTGAGTTTGATGTGCTAGAAGGGCCAGACTGCGGGGCCGAGGCCGCCGTGGCCCTCCGCTACGTGCCCGACATTCCCTTGGTGCTGAAGCTGCACACCCCCCAGTACGTGCTGGAGATGCTGGGCAACCCGCTGCAAACCTGGCAGGCCAAAACCCGCATGACCCTGGGAGCCCTGCGCCGGGGCCAGTGGCCCAAGCGTCGCCCCCCCTACGACCCCGCCGCCGACCCAGAATGTCGCCACGCCCACGAGGCCGACGAAATCGCGGCTCCCTCCCAGGCGATCGGCCAGCGCATTCTCACTGACTGGAAGCTAGATCCGGCTCTAGTGGCGTCAGTGCCCTACCCCTATCTGCCCAGCCCCGATCTGCTGGCTATTCCTCTCGATACCGATACCCAGGTGGTGACCTTTCTGGGTCGCTTAGAGCTGCGCAAGGGAGTGGTGGAGCTGGGTAAAGCCATTCCCGCCATCCTTCGCCGCCATCCCCAGGTGAAATTTCGGTTTGTGGGGCCAGCCTGGAACTCGCCCCGGCCCGGCTTGAACATGCAGCAGTACCTAGAGCGCACCCTGCCCCGCCACCGCCAGGCCCTAGAGTTTACCGGCGGGGTGCCCCTCGATCGCATTCCCCACTACCTGGCCACCACCGATATCTGCGTCTTCCCCAGCCGCTGGGAGAGCTTTGGCCTGGTGTGCACCGAGGCCATGGCCGCAGGCCGCGGCATTGTGGCCAGCTCAGCGGGGGGCATGGCCGAACTGCTGGATCAGGGCCGGGTGGGCCGCCTGGTGCCGCCCCGCCGCCCCGCCCCCCTGGCCCAGGCTGTGATCGACCTGCTCGATCATCCCCAGCAGCGCCAGGAGCTGGGCCGCGCCGCCCGCGATCGCGTTCTCAGCCACTACTC from Leptolyngbya sp. KIOST-1 carries:
- a CDS encoding glycosyltransferase family 4 protein encodes the protein MKIAFISYEYPPDTAFGGIATYVRQAATMLSQRGHQVEVFAGGRATDGPLTTHTTLEGGVMVHRLQGVDRHGFPERVGRVFCDRHRVLEFDVLEGPDCGAEAAVALRYVPDIPLVLKLHTPQYVLEMLGNPLQTWQAKTRMTLGALRRGQWPKRRPPYDPAADPECRHAHEADEIAAPSQAIGQRILTDWKLDPALVASVPYPYLPSPDLLAIPLDTDTQVVTFLGRLELRKGVVELGKAIPAILRRHPQVKFRFVGPAWNSPRPGLNMQQYLERTLPRHRQALEFTGGVPLDRIPHYLATTDICVFPSRWESFGLVCTEAMAAGRGIVASSAGGMAELLDQGRVGRLVPPRRPAPLAQAVIDLLDHPQQRQELGRAARDRVLSHYSLEPIGATQEASYRRAIARRQALGARSVSDRAIGEGGRLNAIAIPNPSPSLQGL
- a CDS encoding ABC transporter ATP-binding protein, which encodes MGLPLRIPHPPIHPSTHPPIHPSTHPPIHPSTHPPTHPSTHPPIHPSTHPPTHPSTHPPTHPSTPHPPMSYPVIQVENLSKRYVLGRSQGEKYQSLRDTLSRGGRHLRQRLSPRRRRAAEPEEAFWALQDVSFEINQGDRVGIVGRNGAGKSTLLKILSRITEPTAGQIRMRGRVASLLEVGTGFHPELTGRENIFLNGAILGMGKAEIRRKFDEIVAFAEVERFLDTPVKRYSSGMYVRLAFAVAAHLEPEILIVDEVLAVGDAQFQNKCLGKMQDVAHSGRTVLFVSHNMAAVRQLCTSALYMQQGELLLAGSAEQVVSRYLNAAPVASSQLGQVSRHGISLVDMALQDAEGVRTQAPVFDRDYRLRLVFRAQQPMADAAVVVRIYDALGILISSICSPEEGIDPFPIQSMVEVTFNLDRLQLLPGQYRASVFMFRANDPETYLEAEDVFSFEVHPAIVHRAMAAYRPDHGIVRVSQSGTLVTY